The genomic segment TCTAGAACGGCGACGTTCCGGAACATGAATACTAAGAAACATTTATCATAGTTCTTGCGGTCTGTTAACACGTTCGCCGCGTGGCGGTGGCGTCAGCGGTAGGTACCGACCCTGCCGAAACCGGAGCTGGTGTGACATGACAGAAGGAACGTATATCGGAGCGGTAGACCAGGGGACGACGGGTACCCGCTTCATGGTCTTCGACCACGGCGGGCAAGTCGTCACGAACGCGTATCGAAAGCACGAACAGATCTACCCCGAACCGGGGTGGGTCGAACACGACCCCGAGGAGATATGGGAGAACACGCAGGCGGTGATGCACGACGCCCTCGAAGAGGCCGGCGTCGACGCCGAGCAGTTGGAGGCCATCGGCATCACCAACCAGCGCGAGACCACCCTCATCTGGGACCGCGAGACGGGCAAACCAATCGCCAACGCCATCGTCTGGCAGGACCGCCGGACGACCGACCGCATCGAGACGCTTCAGGACGAGGGCAAAGAGGAGTGGGTCCGCGAGAAGACCGGCCTCGAACCCGACGCGTACTTCTCGGCGACCAAGGCCGAGTGGTTGCTCGACAACACCGACCAGATCAAACTCGCGCGGATGCGTCCCGACGACGTCCGTGACCGCGCCGAGGACGGCGAGTTGATGATGGGAACCATCGACTCGTGGCTCATCTACAAACTCACCGGCAACCACGTCACCGACGTCACGAACGCATCCCGG from the Halogeometricum rufum genome contains:
- a CDS encoding FGGY-family carbohydrate kinase: MTEGTYIGAVDQGTTGTRFMVFDHGGQVVTNAYRKHEQIYPEPGWVEHDPEEIWENTQAVMHDALEEAGVDAEQLEAIGITNQRETTLIWDRETGKPIANAIVWQDRRTTDRIETLQDEGKEEWVREKTGLEPDAYFSATKAEWLLDNTDQIKLARMRPDDVRDRAEDGELMMGTIDSWLIYKLTGNHVTDVTNASRTMLFNIHEMDWDDELLEEFDVPAELLPEVRPSSDEATYGSTDASGFLGAEIPVAGALGDQQAALFGQTCFDAGDAKNTYGTGSFMLMNTG